A genomic window from Balaenoptera acutorostrata chromosome 20, mBalAcu1.1, whole genome shotgun sequence includes:
- the LYZL6 gene encoding lysozyme-like protein 6, which translates to MVTLFLISLVSCLVAVNQASLINRCDLAKVLHQEDLDGFEGYSLSDWLCLAFVESDFNITKINENTDGSFDYGIFQINSHYWCNDYKSHTENICQVDCQELLSSNLLSIINCAKKIVSGAGGLKNWVKWRLHCEGRPLSYWMTGCHLA; encoded by the exons ATGGTGACCctgtttctcatctccttggtcaGCTGTCTTGTTGCTGTGAATCAAGCCAGCCTCATCAACCGATGTGACTTGGCCAAGGTGCTGCACCAGGAAGACTTGGATGGCTTTGAGGGCTACTCCCTGAGTGACT GGCTGTGCCTGGCTTTCGTGGAAAGTGACTTCAACAtaacaaagataaatgaaaatacagatgGCAGCTTTGACTATGGCATCTTCCAGATCAACAGCCACTACTGGTGCAACGATTACAAGAGTCacacagaaaacatttgccaagTGGACTGTCAAG aACTGCTGAGCTCCAATCTTCTTTCAATCATCAACTGTGCGAAAAAGATTGTGTCCGGAGCAGGGGGGTTGAAGAACTG GGTAAAATGGAGGTTGCACTGTGAAGGCCGGCCACTCTCCTACTGGATGACAGGATGCCACCTGGCATGA